From a region of the Etheostoma cragini isolate CJK2018 chromosome 22, CSU_Ecrag_1.0, whole genome shotgun sequence genome:
- the enosf1 gene encoding mitochondrial enolase superfamily member 1 isoform X2, translating to MSHKIINVTVRDVRFPTSLEQHGSDAMHTDPDYSTAYVVIDTDSGLKGFGFTFTLGKGTEIVVCAVEALAGLVVGKYLQDIVKDFRGFYRLLTSDGQMRWLGPEKGVIHLATAAVLNAVWDLWARAEGKPLWKLLVDMDPKQIVSCIDFRYITDALTEEEALDILMKAQDDKQHKEDRMLKEGYPAYTTSCAWLGYSDQLLKQLCTDALKSGWTKFKVKVGADLEDDIRRCRLIRQMIGPSNTLMIDANQRWDVAEAISWVSSLAEFKPLWIEEPTCPDDILGHAAISKALAPLGIGVATGEQCHNRVMFKQFLQASALQFVQIDSCRLGSVNENLAVLLMAHKFQVPVCPHAGGVGLCELVQHLILFDYICVSGSLQ from the exons ATGTCGCACAAAATTATCAATGTGACAGTCAGGGATGTGCGATTCCCGACGTCTTTGGAGCAGCACGGCTCTGATGCGATG CACACCGACCCGGATTATTCAACCGCATATGTGGTCATCGACACGGACAGCGGGTTGAAAGGCTTCGGCTTCACATTCACTCTGGGGAAAGGCACGGAGATTG TGGTGTGTGCTGTGGAGGCCCTGGCTGGTCTCGTTGTCGGGAAATACTTACAAGACATTGTGAAAGACTTCCGTGGATTTTACCGCCTCCTGACCAGTGATGGTCAGATGAGATGG TTAGGCCCAGAGAAAGGAGTGATCCACCTGGCCACGGCTGCAGTactgaatgctgtgtgggaccTGTGGGCGAGGGCAGAGGGCAAG CCCCTGTGGAAGCTGCTTGTTGACATG GATCCCAAGCAGATTGTCTCATGCATTGACTTCAGATACATCACTGATGCGCTCACAGAGGAAGAGGCTCTAG ACATACTGATGAAAGCACAGGATGACAAGCAGCACAAGG AGGATCGCATGCTGAAAGAGGGTTATCCTGCCTACACCACCTCCTGTGCATGGCTCGGATACTCAGACCAGCTGCTCAAACAG CTCTGCACGGATGCCCTTAAAAGCGGTTGGACCAAGTTCAAGGTGAAAGTCGGTGCGGATCTAGAAGATGACATACGCAGGTGCCGCCTCATAAGGCAAATGATTGGACCCAGTAACACTTTG ATGATAGATGCCAACCAGAGATGGGACGTAGCCGAGGCCATCAGCTGGGTGTCTAGCCTGGCTGAGTTCAAACCTCTTTGGATCGAGGAGCCCACGTGTCCAGACGACATCCTGGGTCACGCCGCTATCTCCAAG GCTTTGGCTCCTCTCGGGATTGGGGTGGCAACAGGAGAGCAG TGTCACAACAGGGTGATGTTCAAGCAGTTCCTCCAGGCCTCGGCTTTGCAGTTTGTCCAGATAGACAGCTGTCGGCTGGGCAGTGTCAACGAGAACCTGGCTGTGCTGCTGATGGCCCACAAGTTCCAGG